Proteins encoded by one window of Elaeis guineensis isolate ETL-2024a chromosome 12, EG11, whole genome shotgun sequence:
- the LOC105055724 gene encoding uncharacterized protein isoform X2 has product MADCAVIPLRAHLQMEGIRSKSILFVPKKAYARIPQRNYLFMKSNLVSQFKPPKVLVNGASFRIALEGSQCMKESFFKCCCFGSLTDPESAVPSNWMSVVDQMLLMVSIVFAHLAGAIPRSRAYIGVKNNTTSQHHDAARSTNYGRSTESNMNGPWIEVKEKLMDALTAIENDGRMENRAAEHENESKMHSLNIFAVDEGPRLRLLWVTLQQLQKEVGHISQTQESVSRDIWLLVALEVIKGATQPIYIKWLEEELTLEIGQPEMLTDRMLGKLNGDDRILQNISRSGKAELYADLLFFLRFGSLRNGCCYDNKLLTRHGVDILEDLVILLADEIASIYLELISIDSDMSNEINGLGLTLCSLSTRSLQRLRNEVVLNQWLQQNFKSVVTMYEDRFELFVFSRKQLEDSVESRNEKIIWWKKFAFSKSTRSSSLHHVQINLISLLVKRTKELRALTGWRYYFSLYLELLDITMPFASAVFTKIRGAVSFFLMCMIGRSLGLIFNGIRQSLGWR; this is encoded by the exons ATGGCGGATTGTGCTGTTATACCATTGCGTGCCCATCTGCAAATGGAGGGGATTCGGTCCAAAAGTATTCTCTTCGTGCCTAAAAAAGCTTATGCAAGGATACCACAGAG GAATTACTTATTTATGAAAAGTAATCTTGTTTCTCAATTTAAACCACCAAAAGTTCTTGTGAATGGTGCTTCTTTTCGCATAGCATTGGAAGGAAGCCAGTGCATGAAGGAGAGTTTCTTTAAATGCTGTTGCTTTGGGTCTTTGACAGATCCTGAGAGTGCAGTACCATCAAATTGGATGTCTGTTGTTGACCAAATGCTTCTAATGGTCAGTATAGTCTTTGCACATTTGGCTGGGGCAATACCCCGCAGTAGGGCTTATATTGGTGTGAAAAATAACACTACGAGTCAACATCATGATGCTGCAAGATCAACCAATTATGGTAG GTCTACGGAGTCCAACATGAATGGTCCTTGGATTGAAGTAAAAGAGAAACTTATGGATGCTTTGACTGCTATTGAAAATGATGGAAGGATGGAGAACAGAGCTGCTGAACATGAAAATGAAAGCAAAATGCATTCCTTGAATATCTTCGCTGTTGATGAAGGTCCTAGACTACGGTTGCTTTGGGTTACGTTACAACAACTTCAAAAAGAG GTCGGTCATATCTCACAAACCCAAGAGTCTGTTAGCCGGGATATCTGGCTGCTGGTTGCCTTGGAAGTCATAAAAGGAGCAACCCAGCCCATCTACATAAAATGGCTTGAGGAGGAACTGACCCTGGAAATTGGACAACCTGAAATG CTTACTGATAGAATGCTCGGGAAGTTAAATGGAGATGATAGAATCTTACAGAATATTAGTAGATCTGGGAAGGCTGAACTCTATGCAGACTTGCTGTTCTTCCTTAGATTTGGTTCTCTCAG AAATGGATGCTGTTATGACAATAAACTTCTGACTCGACATGGAGTTGACATTCTAGAAGATCTGGTGATTCTGTTAGCAGATGAAATTGCAAGCATTTATCTTGAGCTTATTTCTATTGACAGTGATATGTCCAATGAGATTAACGGCTTGGGCTTAACATTGTGTTCACTGTCCACCAGATCGCTTCAAAGACTAAGAAATGAG GTGGTATTGAACCAGTGGCTTCAGCAAAACTTCAAGTCAGTTGTCACAATGTATGAGGACCGATTTGAGTTATTTGTCTTCAGCAGGAAACAGCTAGAGGACTCAGTTGAGAGTCGAAACGAAAAGATTATTTGGTGGAAGAAGTTTGCTTTCAGCAAGTCAACAAGATCGTCCTCATTGCATCATGTCCAGATCAACCTCATTTCCTTGCTTGTCAAACGAACCAAGGAGTTGAGAGCCTTGACCGGCTG GAGGTACTACTTTAGCTTGTATCTGGAGCTCTTAGATATCACAATGCCTTTTGCTAGTGCTGTTTTTACCAAGATCAGGGGTGCTGTCTCTTTCTTCCTAATGTGTATGATTGGAAGATCTTTAGGACTCATTTTTAATGGGATTAGGCAGTCCTTGGGCTGGAGGTAA
- the LOC105055724 gene encoding uncharacterized protein isoform X4, whose product MQGYHRDPESAVPSNWMSVVDQMLLMVSIVFAHLAGAIPRSRAYIGVKNNTTSQHHDAARSTNYGRSTESNMNGPWIEVKEKLMDALTAIENDGRMENRAAEHENESKMHSLNIFAVDEGPRLRLLWVTLQQLQKEVGHISQTQESVSRDIWLLVALEVIKGATQPIYIKWLEEELTLEIGQPEMKLTDRMLGKLNGDDRILQNISRSGKAELYADLLFFLRFGSLRNGCCYDNKLLTRHGVDILEDLVILLADEIASIYLELISIDSDMSNEINGLGLTLCSLSTRSLQRLRNEVVLNQWLQQNFKSVVTMYEDRFELFVFSRKQLEDSVESRNEKIIWWKKFAFSKSTRSSSLHHVQINLISLLVKRTKELRALTGWRYYFSLYLELLDITMPFASAVFTKIRGAVSFFLMCMIGRSLGLIFNGIRQSLGWR is encoded by the exons ATGCAAGGATACCACAGAG ATCCTGAGAGTGCAGTACCATCAAATTGGATGTCTGTTGTTGACCAAATGCTTCTAATGGTCAGTATAGTCTTTGCACATTTGGCTGGGGCAATACCCCGCAGTAGGGCTTATATTGGTGTGAAAAATAACACTACGAGTCAACATCATGATGCTGCAAGATCAACCAATTATGGTAG GTCTACGGAGTCCAACATGAATGGTCCTTGGATTGAAGTAAAAGAGAAACTTATGGATGCTTTGACTGCTATTGAAAATGATGGAAGGATGGAGAACAGAGCTGCTGAACATGAAAATGAAAGCAAAATGCATTCCTTGAATATCTTCGCTGTTGATGAAGGTCCTAGACTACGGTTGCTTTGGGTTACGTTACAACAACTTCAAAAAGAG GTCGGTCATATCTCACAAACCCAAGAGTCTGTTAGCCGGGATATCTGGCTGCTGGTTGCCTTGGAAGTCATAAAAGGAGCAACCCAGCCCATCTACATAAAATGGCTTGAGGAGGAACTGACCCTGGAAATTGGACAACCTGAAATG AAGCTTACTGATAGAATGCTCGGGAAGTTAAATGGAGATGATAGAATCTTACAGAATATTAGTAGATCTGGGAAGGCTGAACTCTATGCAGACTTGCTGTTCTTCCTTAGATTTGGTTCTCTCAG AAATGGATGCTGTTATGACAATAAACTTCTGACTCGACATGGAGTTGACATTCTAGAAGATCTGGTGATTCTGTTAGCAGATGAAATTGCAAGCATTTATCTTGAGCTTATTTCTATTGACAGTGATATGTCCAATGAGATTAACGGCTTGGGCTTAACATTGTGTTCACTGTCCACCAGATCGCTTCAAAGACTAAGAAATGAG GTGGTATTGAACCAGTGGCTTCAGCAAAACTTCAAGTCAGTTGTCACAATGTATGAGGACCGATTTGAGTTATTTGTCTTCAGCAGGAAACAGCTAGAGGACTCAGTTGAGAGTCGAAACGAAAAGATTATTTGGTGGAAGAAGTTTGCTTTCAGCAAGTCAACAAGATCGTCCTCATTGCATCATGTCCAGATCAACCTCATTTCCTTGCTTGTCAAACGAACCAAGGAGTTGAGAGCCTTGACCGGCTG GAGGTACTACTTTAGCTTGTATCTGGAGCTCTTAGATATCACAATGCCTTTTGCTAGTGCTGTTTTTACCAAGATCAGGGGTGCTGTCTCTTTCTTCCTAATGTGTATGATTGGAAGATCTTTAGGACTCATTTTTAATGGGATTAGGCAGTCCTTGGGCTGGAGGTAA
- the LOC105055724 gene encoding uncharacterized protein isoform X1: MADCAVIPLRAHLQMEGIRSKSILFVPKKAYARIPQRNYLFMKSNLVSQFKPPKVLVNGASFRIALEGSQCMKESFFKCCCFGSLTDPESAVPSNWMSVVDQMLLMVSIVFAHLAGAIPRSRAYIGVKNNTTSQHHDAARSTNYGRSTESNMNGPWIEVKEKLMDALTAIENDGRMENRAAEHENESKMHSLNIFAVDEGPRLRLLWVTLQQLQKEVGHISQTQESVSRDIWLLVALEVIKGATQPIYIKWLEEELTLEIGQPEMKLTDRMLGKLNGDDRILQNISRSGKAELYADLLFFLRFGSLRNGCCYDNKLLTRHGVDILEDLVILLADEIASIYLELISIDSDMSNEINGLGLTLCSLSTRSLQRLRNEVVLNQWLQQNFKSVVTMYEDRFELFVFSRKQLEDSVESRNEKIIWWKKFAFSKSTRSSSLHHVQINLISLLVKRTKELRALTGWRYYFSLYLELLDITMPFASAVFTKIRGAVSFFLMCMIGRSLGLIFNGIRQSLGWR, encoded by the exons ATGGCGGATTGTGCTGTTATACCATTGCGTGCCCATCTGCAAATGGAGGGGATTCGGTCCAAAAGTATTCTCTTCGTGCCTAAAAAAGCTTATGCAAGGATACCACAGAG GAATTACTTATTTATGAAAAGTAATCTTGTTTCTCAATTTAAACCACCAAAAGTTCTTGTGAATGGTGCTTCTTTTCGCATAGCATTGGAAGGAAGCCAGTGCATGAAGGAGAGTTTCTTTAAATGCTGTTGCTTTGGGTCTTTGACAGATCCTGAGAGTGCAGTACCATCAAATTGGATGTCTGTTGTTGACCAAATGCTTCTAATGGTCAGTATAGTCTTTGCACATTTGGCTGGGGCAATACCCCGCAGTAGGGCTTATATTGGTGTGAAAAATAACACTACGAGTCAACATCATGATGCTGCAAGATCAACCAATTATGGTAG GTCTACGGAGTCCAACATGAATGGTCCTTGGATTGAAGTAAAAGAGAAACTTATGGATGCTTTGACTGCTATTGAAAATGATGGAAGGATGGAGAACAGAGCTGCTGAACATGAAAATGAAAGCAAAATGCATTCCTTGAATATCTTCGCTGTTGATGAAGGTCCTAGACTACGGTTGCTTTGGGTTACGTTACAACAACTTCAAAAAGAG GTCGGTCATATCTCACAAACCCAAGAGTCTGTTAGCCGGGATATCTGGCTGCTGGTTGCCTTGGAAGTCATAAAAGGAGCAACCCAGCCCATCTACATAAAATGGCTTGAGGAGGAACTGACCCTGGAAATTGGACAACCTGAAATG AAGCTTACTGATAGAATGCTCGGGAAGTTAAATGGAGATGATAGAATCTTACAGAATATTAGTAGATCTGGGAAGGCTGAACTCTATGCAGACTTGCTGTTCTTCCTTAGATTTGGTTCTCTCAG AAATGGATGCTGTTATGACAATAAACTTCTGACTCGACATGGAGTTGACATTCTAGAAGATCTGGTGATTCTGTTAGCAGATGAAATTGCAAGCATTTATCTTGAGCTTATTTCTATTGACAGTGATATGTCCAATGAGATTAACGGCTTGGGCTTAACATTGTGTTCACTGTCCACCAGATCGCTTCAAAGACTAAGAAATGAG GTGGTATTGAACCAGTGGCTTCAGCAAAACTTCAAGTCAGTTGTCACAATGTATGAGGACCGATTTGAGTTATTTGTCTTCAGCAGGAAACAGCTAGAGGACTCAGTTGAGAGTCGAAACGAAAAGATTATTTGGTGGAAGAAGTTTGCTTTCAGCAAGTCAACAAGATCGTCCTCATTGCATCATGTCCAGATCAACCTCATTTCCTTGCTTGTCAAACGAACCAAGGAGTTGAGAGCCTTGACCGGCTG GAGGTACTACTTTAGCTTGTATCTGGAGCTCTTAGATATCACAATGCCTTTTGCTAGTGCTGTTTTTACCAAGATCAGGGGTGCTGTCTCTTTCTTCCTAATGTGTATGATTGGAAGATCTTTAGGACTCATTTTTAATGGGATTAGGCAGTCCTTGGGCTGGAGGTAA
- the LOC105055724 gene encoding uncharacterized protein isoform X3 — protein MADCAVIPLRAHLQMEGIRSKSILFVPKKAYARIPQRNYLFMKSNLVSQFKPPKVLVNGASFRIALEGSQCMKESFFKCCCFGSLTDPESAVPSNWMSVVDQMLLMVSIVFAHLAGAIPRSRAYIGVKNNTTSQHHDAARSTNYGRSTESNMNGPWIEVKEKLMDALTAIENDGRMENRAAEHENESKMHSLNIFAVDEGPRLRLLWVTLQQLQKEVGHISQTQESVSRDIWLLVALEVIKGATQPIYIKWLEEELTLEIGQPEMKLTDRMLGKLNGDDRILQNISRSGKAELYADLLFFLRFGSLRNGCCYDNKLLTRHGVDILEDLVILLADEIASIYLELISIDSDMSNEINGLGLTLCSLSTRSLQRLRNEVVLNQWLQQNFKSVVTMYEDRFELFVFSRKQLEDSVESRNEKIIWWKKFAFSKSTRSSSLHHVQINLISLLVKRTKELRALTGWYCYLLVQFLSNVLHT, from the exons ATGGCGGATTGTGCTGTTATACCATTGCGTGCCCATCTGCAAATGGAGGGGATTCGGTCCAAAAGTATTCTCTTCGTGCCTAAAAAAGCTTATGCAAGGATACCACAGAG GAATTACTTATTTATGAAAAGTAATCTTGTTTCTCAATTTAAACCACCAAAAGTTCTTGTGAATGGTGCTTCTTTTCGCATAGCATTGGAAGGAAGCCAGTGCATGAAGGAGAGTTTCTTTAAATGCTGTTGCTTTGGGTCTTTGACAGATCCTGAGAGTGCAGTACCATCAAATTGGATGTCTGTTGTTGACCAAATGCTTCTAATGGTCAGTATAGTCTTTGCACATTTGGCTGGGGCAATACCCCGCAGTAGGGCTTATATTGGTGTGAAAAATAACACTACGAGTCAACATCATGATGCTGCAAGATCAACCAATTATGGTAG GTCTACGGAGTCCAACATGAATGGTCCTTGGATTGAAGTAAAAGAGAAACTTATGGATGCTTTGACTGCTATTGAAAATGATGGAAGGATGGAGAACAGAGCTGCTGAACATGAAAATGAAAGCAAAATGCATTCCTTGAATATCTTCGCTGTTGATGAAGGTCCTAGACTACGGTTGCTTTGGGTTACGTTACAACAACTTCAAAAAGAG GTCGGTCATATCTCACAAACCCAAGAGTCTGTTAGCCGGGATATCTGGCTGCTGGTTGCCTTGGAAGTCATAAAAGGAGCAACCCAGCCCATCTACATAAAATGGCTTGAGGAGGAACTGACCCTGGAAATTGGACAACCTGAAATG AAGCTTACTGATAGAATGCTCGGGAAGTTAAATGGAGATGATAGAATCTTACAGAATATTAGTAGATCTGGGAAGGCTGAACTCTATGCAGACTTGCTGTTCTTCCTTAGATTTGGTTCTCTCAG AAATGGATGCTGTTATGACAATAAACTTCTGACTCGACATGGAGTTGACATTCTAGAAGATCTGGTGATTCTGTTAGCAGATGAAATTGCAAGCATTTATCTTGAGCTTATTTCTATTGACAGTGATATGTCCAATGAGATTAACGGCTTGGGCTTAACATTGTGTTCACTGTCCACCAGATCGCTTCAAAGACTAAGAAATGAG GTGGTATTGAACCAGTGGCTTCAGCAAAACTTCAAGTCAGTTGTCACAATGTATGAGGACCGATTTGAGTTATTTGTCTTCAGCAGGAAACAGCTAGAGGACTCAGTTGAGAGTCGAAACGAAAAGATTATTTGGTGGAAGAAGTTTGCTTTCAGCAAGTCAACAAGATCGTCCTCATTGCATCATGTCCAGATCAACCTCATTTCCTTGCTTGTCAAACGAACCAAGGAGTTGAGAGCCTTGACCGGCTGGTACTGTTATCTACTAGTGCAGTTCTTATCGAATGTTTTGCATACATGA